Proteins found in one Aethina tumida isolate Nest 87 chromosome 1, icAetTumi1.1, whole genome shotgun sequence genomic segment:
- the LOC109608266 gene encoding probable beta-hexosaminidase fdl isoform X3 gives MYEVKVENKYERRERMKQGELRRALLVVTLLCIFLFVYLYWQQSTDESPHLVYKYKHAYPSNRAASQPPQWTWECINQRCERQHIKPDATVASVSLSTCSMLCGSTQLWPQPTGPMTLSSKAITFNHKLLEFESKSSGATDNLLQRAFAIFNDSIYALVQNKDYINQKTEISKFRVTVLIVDTTVTKLKLTTDESYTIALKPHGNDLRADITAKTFFGARHGLETLSQLVWWDEYHGEGILKVLKGATIQDKPAFAYRGLMVDTARNFLSLESLKRTIVGMASNKLNVFHWHVSDSQSFPLIMPRVPELAKYGAYSPEMVYTPDEVKGLVDFALVRGVRVVIEVDAPAHAGNGWTWGSEQGLGELAVCVNERPWSLYCGEPPCGQLNPDNPNVYDVLEKIYKDLIELTGETEIFHLGGDEVNLECWAQHMQKTSSFYNYTDLHDLWGDFTLKALAKLESANGGKKIPHVVLWSSNLSKRPYLTKYLNKDNVVIQSWGASQWPDTTDLNSDGYRVIISHVDAWYLDCGFGRWRETGEAACDPYRPWQTVYNHKPWQQLHLNKNQVMGGEVCLWSEQLEEGSLDARLWPRAAAFAERVWSDPHLDVSTFIILEDVYTRLNTHRDRLVNKGLQAEALWPAWCKQNPGMCL, from the exons GGCGGCATCGCAACCCCCCCAGTGGACATGGGAGTGCATAAATCAGCGCTGCGAGCGGCAGCACATCAAGCCGGACGCGACGGTCGCGTCGGTGTCACTATCGACGTGCAGCATGCTGTGCGGTTCGACGCAGCTCTGGCCCCAACCCACCGGACCCATGACGTTGAGCAGCAAAGCG ATCACCTTCAACCACAAACTTTTGGAGTTCGAGAGCAAGAGTTCAGGTGCAACGGACAATCTCCTCCAAAGAGCCTTCGCGATATTCAACGATTCAATATACGCCCTAGTACAAAACAAagattatattaatcaaaagactgaaattagcaaatttaGAGTTACCGTATTAATAGTAGATACAACCGTCACTAAATTAAAGCTGACCACTGACGAAAGTTACACGATCGCCCTGAAGCCTCACGGCAATGACTTACGGGCGGACATAACGGCTAAGACGTTCTTCGGGGCCAGGCACGGGTTGGAAACTTTGTCCCAGCTGGTGTGGTGGGACGAGTACCACGGGGAGGGCATACTGAAAGTACTTAAGGGGGCGACCATACAAGACAAGCCGGCGTTTGCGTACCGAGGACTCATGGTGGACACGGCAAGAAATTTCTTGTCCCTGGAGAGTCTGAAGAGGACCATCGTCGGGATGGCCAGCAATAAGCTGAACGTGTTCCACTGGCACGTGTCGGATAGTCAGAGCTTTCCGTTGATCATGCCCCGAGTGCCCGAACTGGCCAAGTACGGGGCCTACAGCCCGGAGATGGTGTACACCCCGGACGAGGTCAAGGGGCTGGTCGACTTCGCGTTGGTTCGGGGTGTTAGGGTGGTGATAGAAGTGGACGCTCCGGCCCACGCGGGCAACGGATGGACCTGGGGCTCCGAACAGGGTTTGGGGGAGTTGGCGGTTTGCGTGAACGAAAGACCCTGGAGCTTGTATTGCGGTGAGCCGCCCTGCGGCCAGTTGAATCCCGACAATCCCAACGTGTACGACGTGCTGGAGAAGATTTACAAGGACCTCATCGAGCTGACGGGGGAGACGGAAATTTTCCATTTAGGGGGTGACGAAGTTAATCTGGAGTGTTGGGCTCAACACATGCAGAAGACCAGTAGTTTTTACAACTACACGGATTTGCACGACTTGTGGGGTGATTTTACTTTGAAGGCGTTGGCCAAATTGGAGTCGGCGAACGGGGGAAAGAAAATACCGCACGTGGTGTTGTGGTCGAGCAATTTAAGCAAACGTCCCTACCTCACCAAGTATCTGAACAAAGATAACGTGGTGATACAGAGTTGGGGAGCTAGTCAGTGGCCCGACACGACTGATCTCAACTCGGACGGTTACAGAGTCATTATTTCCCACGTGGACGCCTGGTATCTGGACTGCGGCTTCGGAAGGTGGCGGGAGACCGGCGAGGCCGCTTGCGACCCTTATCGGCCGTGGCAAACT GTGTACAACCACAAGCCGTGGCAACAGCTGCACCTGAACAAGAATCAGGTGATGGGCGGCGAGGTGTGTTTGTGGAGCGAGCAGCTGGAGGAAGGATCGTTGGACGCGCGACTCTGGCCGAGAGCGGCGGCGTTCGCGGAACGCGTCTGGAGTGATCCTCATCTCGACGTATCCACCTTCATCATACTCGAGGATGTGTACACGCGGCTCAACACCCACAGGGACAGATTAGTGAACAAAGGGTTGCAGGCCGAGGCACTCTGGCCCGCTTGGTGCAAACAGAATCCCGGAATGTGCCTTTGA
- the LOC109608266 gene encoding probable beta-hexosaminidase fdl isoform X4 produces the protein MFYFRRERRERMKQGELRRALLVVTLLCIFLFVYLYWQQSTDESPHLVYKYKHAYPSNRAASQPPQWTWECINQRCERQHIKPDATVASVSLSTCSMLCGSTQLWPQPTGPMTLSSKAITFNHKLLEFESKSSGATDNLLQRAFAIFNDSIYALVQNKDYINQKTEISKFRVTVLIVDTTVTKLKLTTDESYTIALKPHGNDLRADITAKTFFGARHGLETLSQLVWWDEYHGEGILKVLKGATIQDKPAFAYRGLMVDTARNFLSLESLKRTIVGMASNKLNVFHWHVSDSQSFPLIMPRVPELAKYGAYSPEMVYTPDEVKGLVDFALVRGVRVVIEVDAPAHAGNGWTWGSEQGLGELAVCVNERPWSLYCGEPPCGQLNPDNPNVYDVLEKIYKDLIELTGETEIFHLGGDEVNLECWAQHMQKTSSFYNYTDLHDLWGDFTLKALAKLESANGGKKIPHVVLWSSNLSKRPYLTKYLNKDNVVIQSWGASQWPDTTDLNSDGYRVIISHVDAWYLDCGFGRWRETGEAACDPYRPWQTVYNHKPWQQLHLNKNQVMGGEVCLWSEQLEEGSLDARLWPRAAAFAERVWSDPHLDVSTFIILEDVYTRLNTHRDRLVNKGLQAEALWPAWCKQNPGMCL, from the exons GGCGGCATCGCAACCCCCCCAGTGGACATGGGAGTGCATAAATCAGCGCTGCGAGCGGCAGCACATCAAGCCGGACGCGACGGTCGCGTCGGTGTCACTATCGACGTGCAGCATGCTGTGCGGTTCGACGCAGCTCTGGCCCCAACCCACCGGACCCATGACGTTGAGCAGCAAAGCG ATCACCTTCAACCACAAACTTTTGGAGTTCGAGAGCAAGAGTTCAGGTGCAACGGACAATCTCCTCCAAAGAGCCTTCGCGATATTCAACGATTCAATATACGCCCTAGTACAAAACAAagattatattaatcaaaagactgaaattagcaaatttaGAGTTACCGTATTAATAGTAGATACAACCGTCACTAAATTAAAGCTGACCACTGACGAAAGTTACACGATCGCCCTGAAGCCTCACGGCAATGACTTACGGGCGGACATAACGGCTAAGACGTTCTTCGGGGCCAGGCACGGGTTGGAAACTTTGTCCCAGCTGGTGTGGTGGGACGAGTACCACGGGGAGGGCATACTGAAAGTACTTAAGGGGGCGACCATACAAGACAAGCCGGCGTTTGCGTACCGAGGACTCATGGTGGACACGGCAAGAAATTTCTTGTCCCTGGAGAGTCTGAAGAGGACCATCGTCGGGATGGCCAGCAATAAGCTGAACGTGTTCCACTGGCACGTGTCGGATAGTCAGAGCTTTCCGTTGATCATGCCCCGAGTGCCCGAACTGGCCAAGTACGGGGCCTACAGCCCGGAGATGGTGTACACCCCGGACGAGGTCAAGGGGCTGGTCGACTTCGCGTTGGTTCGGGGTGTTAGGGTGGTGATAGAAGTGGACGCTCCGGCCCACGCGGGCAACGGATGGACCTGGGGCTCCGAACAGGGTTTGGGGGAGTTGGCGGTTTGCGTGAACGAAAGACCCTGGAGCTTGTATTGCGGTGAGCCGCCCTGCGGCCAGTTGAATCCCGACAATCCCAACGTGTACGACGTGCTGGAGAAGATTTACAAGGACCTCATCGAGCTGACGGGGGAGACGGAAATTTTCCATTTAGGGGGTGACGAAGTTAATCTGGAGTGTTGGGCTCAACACATGCAGAAGACCAGTAGTTTTTACAACTACACGGATTTGCACGACTTGTGGGGTGATTTTACTTTGAAGGCGTTGGCCAAATTGGAGTCGGCGAACGGGGGAAAGAAAATACCGCACGTGGTGTTGTGGTCGAGCAATTTAAGCAAACGTCCCTACCTCACCAAGTATCTGAACAAAGATAACGTGGTGATACAGAGTTGGGGAGCTAGTCAGTGGCCCGACACGACTGATCTCAACTCGGACGGTTACAGAGTCATTATTTCCCACGTGGACGCCTGGTATCTGGACTGCGGCTTCGGAAGGTGGCGGGAGACCGGCGAGGCCGCTTGCGACCCTTATCGGCCGTGGCAAACT GTGTACAACCACAAGCCGTGGCAACAGCTGCACCTGAACAAGAATCAGGTGATGGGCGGCGAGGTGTGTTTGTGGAGCGAGCAGCTGGAGGAAGGATCGTTGGACGCGCGACTCTGGCCGAGAGCGGCGGCGTTCGCGGAACGCGTCTGGAGTGATCCTCATCTCGACGTATCCACCTTCATCATACTCGAGGATGTGTACACGCGGCTCAACACCCACAGGGACAGATTAGTGAACAAAGGGTTGCAGGCCGAGGCACTCTGGCCCGCTTGGTGCAAACAGAATCCCGGAATGTGCCTTTGA
- the LOC109608266 gene encoding probable beta-hexosaminidase fdl isoform X5, whose protein sequence is MKQGELRRALLVVTLLCIFLFVYLYWQQSTDESPHLVYKYKHAYPSNRAASQPPQWTWECINQRCERQHIKPDATVASVSLSTCSMLCGSTQLWPQPTGPMTLSSKAITFNHKLLEFESKSSGATDNLLQRAFAIFNDSIYALVQNKDYINQKTEISKFRVTVLIVDTTVTKLKLTTDESYTIALKPHGNDLRADITAKTFFGARHGLETLSQLVWWDEYHGEGILKVLKGATIQDKPAFAYRGLMVDTARNFLSLESLKRTIVGMASNKLNVFHWHVSDSQSFPLIMPRVPELAKYGAYSPEMVYTPDEVKGLVDFALVRGVRVVIEVDAPAHAGNGWTWGSEQGLGELAVCVNERPWSLYCGEPPCGQLNPDNPNVYDVLEKIYKDLIELTGETEIFHLGGDEVNLECWAQHMQKTSSFYNYTDLHDLWGDFTLKALAKLESANGGKKIPHVVLWSSNLSKRPYLTKYLNKDNVVIQSWGASQWPDTTDLNSDGYRVIISHVDAWYLDCGFGRWRETGEAACDPYRPWQTVYNHKPWQQLHLNKNQVMGGEVCLWSEQLEEGSLDARLWPRAAAFAERVWSDPHLDVSTFIILEDVYTRLNTHRDRLVNKGLQAEALWPAWCKQNPGMCL, encoded by the exons GGCGGCATCGCAACCCCCCCAGTGGACATGGGAGTGCATAAATCAGCGCTGCGAGCGGCAGCACATCAAGCCGGACGCGACGGTCGCGTCGGTGTCACTATCGACGTGCAGCATGCTGTGCGGTTCGACGCAGCTCTGGCCCCAACCCACCGGACCCATGACGTTGAGCAGCAAAGCG ATCACCTTCAACCACAAACTTTTGGAGTTCGAGAGCAAGAGTTCAGGTGCAACGGACAATCTCCTCCAAAGAGCCTTCGCGATATTCAACGATTCAATATACGCCCTAGTACAAAACAAagattatattaatcaaaagactgaaattagcaaatttaGAGTTACCGTATTAATAGTAGATACAACCGTCACTAAATTAAAGCTGACCACTGACGAAAGTTACACGATCGCCCTGAAGCCTCACGGCAATGACTTACGGGCGGACATAACGGCTAAGACGTTCTTCGGGGCCAGGCACGGGTTGGAAACTTTGTCCCAGCTGGTGTGGTGGGACGAGTACCACGGGGAGGGCATACTGAAAGTACTTAAGGGGGCGACCATACAAGACAAGCCGGCGTTTGCGTACCGAGGACTCATGGTGGACACGGCAAGAAATTTCTTGTCCCTGGAGAGTCTGAAGAGGACCATCGTCGGGATGGCCAGCAATAAGCTGAACGTGTTCCACTGGCACGTGTCGGATAGTCAGAGCTTTCCGTTGATCATGCCCCGAGTGCCCGAACTGGCCAAGTACGGGGCCTACAGCCCGGAGATGGTGTACACCCCGGACGAGGTCAAGGGGCTGGTCGACTTCGCGTTGGTTCGGGGTGTTAGGGTGGTGATAGAAGTGGACGCTCCGGCCCACGCGGGCAACGGATGGACCTGGGGCTCCGAACAGGGTTTGGGGGAGTTGGCGGTTTGCGTGAACGAAAGACCCTGGAGCTTGTATTGCGGTGAGCCGCCCTGCGGCCAGTTGAATCCCGACAATCCCAACGTGTACGACGTGCTGGAGAAGATTTACAAGGACCTCATCGAGCTGACGGGGGAGACGGAAATTTTCCATTTAGGGGGTGACGAAGTTAATCTGGAGTGTTGGGCTCAACACATGCAGAAGACCAGTAGTTTTTACAACTACACGGATTTGCACGACTTGTGGGGTGATTTTACTTTGAAGGCGTTGGCCAAATTGGAGTCGGCGAACGGGGGAAAGAAAATACCGCACGTGGTGTTGTGGTCGAGCAATTTAAGCAAACGTCCCTACCTCACCAAGTATCTGAACAAAGATAACGTGGTGATACAGAGTTGGGGAGCTAGTCAGTGGCCCGACACGACTGATCTCAACTCGGACGGTTACAGAGTCATTATTTCCCACGTGGACGCCTGGTATCTGGACTGCGGCTTCGGAAGGTGGCGGGAGACCGGCGAGGCCGCTTGCGACCCTTATCGGCCGTGGCAAACT GTGTACAACCACAAGCCGTGGCAACAGCTGCACCTGAACAAGAATCAGGTGATGGGCGGCGAGGTGTGTTTGTGGAGCGAGCAGCTGGAGGAAGGATCGTTGGACGCGCGACTCTGGCCGAGAGCGGCGGCGTTCGCGGAACGCGTCTGGAGTGATCCTCATCTCGACGTATCCACCTTCATCATACTCGAGGATGTGTACACGCGGCTCAACACCCACAGGGACAGATTAGTGAACAAAGGGTTGCAGGCCGAGGCACTCTGGCCCGCTTGGTGCAAACAGAATCCCGGAATGTGCCTTTGA